The following are encoded together in the Chthoniobacterales bacterium genome:
- a CDS encoding helix-turn-helix transcriptional regulator: MAQVTRRKFAKILKDYRERRRFTQEEAAAKLGVSVRTLQNWEIARNMPRGFGLAALLKVIAPK, translated from the coding sequence ATGGCACAAGTCACCCGCAGAAAGTTCGCCAAGATTCTCAAGGATTACCGCGAGCGCCGGCGCTTCACCCAGGAGGAAGCAGCGGCCAAGCTCGGGGTTTCTGTGCGCACTTTGCAAAACTGGGAGATAGCACGGAACATGCCGCGCGGTTTCGGCCTGGCCGCACTTCTCAAAGTAATTGCCCCAAAATGA